From the Pleurodeles waltl isolate 20211129_DDA chromosome 6, aPleWal1.hap1.20221129, whole genome shotgun sequence genome, the window cctccaaatttgcgtcaaaacacTCCTCCGAGTCCTattcagattagctctgcagaggAGTATGGGGTCAATCAAATTTTAGATTCCAAAATATGTAAAGGCAAGCTATACTACCTGATTGGAAAGATTATGGTCCACAGGAACGATTTTGGGAATCTCAGGATTACGTACATGCCGCAAGATTAATTAAAAACTTTCACAGAACCTATCCAAACAAACCTAAATCGGacaactgttccttgagggggagtactgtcatgaccccCTAAAACCTGTGATTTTGTAACTGTAAAACATCTAAGAAAAGCAATAAGGATGCTGGCAAAAAGGTATCCACAGTGGAGACAGCGACGTCCTAGCTGGAAGAAGGTTTTCCAAGCTGTATTGCATTTGttacaaagaaaaggccaaagagaggaatccaagatggccgacgagaaTCCAGAGAGTTAAGTTGTAGTATGagtgttgcattcagtttagttGCTAGGATACGCGTGCGCCGCTTGGAAGCTTCGCACTGCAACTGTGgtctgacaggaatccagatgtgtgGAGAGAGCGCGCTTTCGAGGTAAACATTTTTGTGAGGAAAACTAGATGTTGCATGCATTTTTACAGATAACGAGTTGATTGCAGATAATAATAATTCATGGCAAATAAACAttaacagatacaagaagttttGACAGCTTTAAAGAGTTTACGGAAGGAATGAACTATTAGCAAATAAGCATTGACAGATACAGAATGTTCTTGACAGCTCTAAAGAGCTTACGGAAGGAACAAactattagcaaacaagcatttacagATACAGGGAGCTTCTGTCAGATCTAAAAAGGTTACGGCAGGAACGAACTATTGATGAGTAAGCATTTACAGATGCAGCATTTAAAAGACAGTCAAGAGGAAATCGATACCTCACCTAATTCAACCATAAataacaatgtatatatatatatatatatatatatagcagcccAACAAATTAATTAAGAACGTGCAGAGAACCGTATTCAGAATGGAAAATGTCATCACATAAGTAAAGAAGCTGACAACTCTTAGTGTTTATTTGATAACTATTCCACGAAGTTCATTATCATATCCATAACACTCAAATAcaccaacagagagagacaagacCTCAGGGATCTCAGGGTGGGTGAGAATAACATTGAATGTCAGAGAGAATAAAAGGTTAATTAATATGAAAGTATATTAACTGATAATAGTGTGCCCCTAGTGATTATGAATGTCATTTTTTCAGGTGGCATTATCCAGTCATATAAGAAGTGAGGCGGCAGACTGAAAAATTGACGAACTATCATCTCTGAGGCAGTGTCTCTGAATCCCATTCCCATTTCCCCTTCCAAGGTGCTCAATACGAAGATTCTAACTTGTTGCAAGTAGTCTGGGTTGGGCCTGAGTATTTAtcatctgctcctgaggaaatcaaatcAAGGTATTCTGACAGGTAtttgttgaaattggctgatggAAATGTCTTGAGTGTAAGGGAAGTGCTACATTTTCCAGAATCTGTGCTGGACAAACAACCAACGGTAGCCATGAGGAGACAAGAGCATCTCACTGATGTGGAAGGAAATTAAGGAAatgttggtgtatgagtgaaaTGACTTAAGAAAGTATCAGTGTGCTTGGAAGACTTTAAAAACCAGCCAGTGAACCACATATGTGCTGACATAAGaacatttcattttattgtatGCAATGACACTGTGCACATCTGTTAGTTATTAACAGTTAATTTCTAAAactatacattattattattatattgtaaAATTATTTAAAGGAAGAGGATATGTAACATTATGCCAACTGGTGGTCTTGGTCAGAGATCTAGTGTTTAAGTCATCCATGCTCTGTTGCATTCTAGAGTGAAGTTTGGAAGATGGGGGGTTACGCTCTAGATCAGGTGCTCTCTGTGTGGCTGGCATCTTTGAGCTATCTTGGAGTATGTCAAAAGTTTTGACAGGGACGTAGCATCAAGGAGGAGGGGTTTGGGGTGTCacaccccccctaataaatgtattttgtgagaaatagttgggtgcaggtgctttcagtcaggtatggtgaggtgtctgtcggatttcagcaGGAATTGTTACACacgcagacaaaaatgcacacacgctctcttcctctgtctgtttggaaatacttcaaaaatgttggttatttcacaaaataatgtgctttttctCACTTAGTACCCCAACCATTATGCAATCtgctcccctttcactgccccttaagcccctattatgcgccctgcttgtcctataatgtattgtACCATTATGTGCCATTATGATTGttggtagggtgaccagaattttaaagtaaaagaactggacatttcataaaaatagaaaaaggactacaagTGTACCTCAATGAGCGTGCTGAATGGCAACCCTTATCAGCACAGAATCACAGCAgaggcactaagaaaataaataaaatgcaatttttaaagccagtatcatgcctgtaaattaaattgctttctttGAACAACTACTAATTATTCTTACTTTAGAAAAAATAGAAGGCACCTCCAACCGTTTTCAGTCTACCCTCTCTAAAAAATGGGACATGAGCTACATTTCCTGAAATCAGCTGGGACAGCTGTGAAAAAacgggactgtcctggcaaatccggaACGCCTGGTCACcttattgttgggaaatctgaagctcccccTCCCCCCAGTCTTACAGACCAAGGTACGTCCCTGTGCTCTGTCTTGTGTTTTATTGTAGCTTGCATGTGGAGTATATTGTATAGGTGCATCTGAAGTATTGCagttacatattttattttaaaatgtatgtcaCTGTTGCCACAGGACATTTAAAGTAAGCATTGACAAGGCCAATAGTTCCGGCGTGCATTTTGAgttccccctaaaaaaaaaattatactgctggaacgaaaaaatgaaacaaaacatgcTTGCTTTATGTATGCAATGCAACTATTAGATTAGTAATTAAATGTGTGAGTATTTCCAAGATGGAAAACAGTCCCTCGtgcattgcaatgcaagcatttcTTATATAACCGTGCACTTTGGATATATTTTTAGGCTGCTTTTCTGTTTCATGATGAGCATGTTTTTGTGACAACTTATTTCGATAACAGGTGAGAGATGTAATAAATATATTTCTGATACTGATAAATACACTCTCAGTcagagcattttttttattttgaatttggcAGGCTATTCCCTGTATGGCTGGAGGGTGCAGGCTCCATATTCtgccaaatttagggcctgattcacaaaggtaaacttagaccaaaagcattaatatgagtaaagttagactttaggtctaaacttagacttttggtctaagtttacctttgtgaatcgagcccagTGAGTTTGCTATCCAGTAGGCAGCCTTTATATTTTTTAACCTGAATCTTGCTTCGAAGGTGTAAGCTGTTTTATAGAGAAAAAACAGCCACAGCAAGCCTGTCAGGGCAGACCTGCTTATACTTTTTCTTAAAACAGACCCAAAGGGGGTTCTTTATTTGGAAGAAACAAAAGTAATGTTCCCTTCGTACTGGAAGTATTGTCCTAGGGCGTGAGGACATTTGTCAACTTTTTCTTTCAGAGAAAAGGTGTGGTTTACATGGTGGCCCCAGACATGTTGGTGGGTGTAGCTTTAAGGCTGGGGGATCAGGAcatctcagtgctgatgtgagttCTGACTAGCTCACACTTTATGCCGCAGTTCTTCCAACGTAGGGTAACAAGTCATCTTGTTCCGACGGTCCCATTTTCCTAATGCTTGTCCCATTTTCTCAAAATGAAATGCATGCCCTGGTTTGAGGGATGGTCCAGGTCAGcagatgtaaattctgccaaagctTGAAAATCTATCAGACATGTCTAAGGTAGGCATCCCTTGATCAGCACAGCAGCTGATTCCTTATTGTCTCTGAAAGAAGTGGTATCAGCCAACACTGACGTGTGACATGGCATGTCCAAGCCCATCAAACAGTTGCATCCTGTGCTTTGTATTTTTGCATGCAACGCAAATGACACATTTCCTGAAACAAGGACTAGTAGTGTGCATACTGTAAGGCAGCTCAGCTACTCCACGTGGATTACATTCCTAGCTCTTCACTCAACAACTCACATTCAGTTGTCTTTAGTCGAAGTATGCTAATTTAGTGTGGATCACAACATTTGTCTTTATTTTTTACGCCGTGATTACCACGAAAATACCAATATGTTTGCTTTTGAGGTGTAAATATTGCTGTTAGTTTAAGAGAAGTGTACAAAACAATGTCTTGGAAGCTGCGTGTTACTGCAGTCTTACACTGGTGAGTCTCATTGGTGTACCCATAGCTTCCTCTTAGCATGTTGTAGTCCTACTTCTATATCTGCAGCCTGTTCCAAGAACCTCAGCACTTTGCCTCTGGAAGAAAAATTTCACCCGAGGAGGAGAGTGAAAAGATTTTGAGAACCaaagtattgtgaaggtaagtggatATCAGTAAGTATAGACGTAGCTATTTTATTTTCCACATGTGTCCATGTTATATGTATTTTCAGTGTACAACTCACCCAAGAGGGCATCCTGGTACTGAAGAAGGAGCTGCGTTGACCGATCCATGCTCGGGGCTAGGTAAAGAGCTAGGACATCAGTTTCTTGCGGAAAAATGTGGCAGCATTCTTTTTGTTCCCCACAACCCCAGGGGCTGGATGGGGgattaccccaatctacccccaaggggaggggaaaaaaaatcactagacaccagggaaatgttgttaaaaaatgtataggaGTGGGAGCTGCCCACcacgggtatggccatacctccaccctaaaAAATGCAGCGTCTTTCTGCCTTCCTGGAGAGTGGTGGTTGGGGGGTGGATAGGTGTGATTATCCACAATCTGTCCCAGCCATGCACCAGGGCATCCAGGGGTGGATGGGGTAATTATCCTCCCCGGGGGGagaaagccattagacaccagggtaaataaaaaagaatgtaagcatcgagccatacccccaccccagaaGGGGCAATAGTGTATTTCTGATAGGTTTATCAAATTGGGGAGAATGCTCCAAATCTGTACCCTGGGGAGAGTAGAAAGTCCACCTAACACCAAGGAATTTTGCCTTTGGGGCAATAGAAAATGATGCCGGAGTTGTTGCGCTCTGGCATTAGGCACATACCTGCCCAAAAGTGCACAAACAAGTCTTTGTGTCTCCCCGAGGGACAGAAAGGGAGTTTGCCtttaatttgccccagggaggcaaAAAGCCCCCTACACACCAAGGAAATAAAAACCGtgctaaaacaaaaaaaggaaggtGCAACTTACCCTGGCATCGAGCCACACCCCTGCCCCAGTAGGAGCAATGTGGTCTTCCTGCCCCATGGAAGTAGATAAGAGGTTTTCCCCAATGGGGAAGAATGCCCCAAATCTGCCTACcctgggggtagaaagcccactgacaccagggattttgcatTTGGGGCCAAAAAAAGTGCCACATCCCAAACCCACAAGGGACAAACCAGTCTTTTTGCCCGACCCAGAGGCACACAGGCGGttttcccccattttcccctaGGGGGTAGTAAGGCAGGAATTTATTTGTGTAATAAATAATGGGTTGGGTCAGGTCCCTTCTAACATCAGGCCCCACACTCACCCCTAAATTATTAACAGACTTTCTGCTCCTCTGCCTAGTAAAATATCCTATCCCAATGACATGCGAgagaacatttgagtttttgggttGTTGTTTTTAACATGGACCAGGAGAGTATGGCTAATTCCCGATACCGTCTCCACTTTcagtggtgaatggctgcactGTCTGGGCTTGTGTAGGATGCCCCAGGGAAAAGCTACCTGACCTAGACagctctgaaaactggacacccaaaGGGGTCTAGAGCAGTATGCTTAGTGTAGATTATGTATCTTCTTACTCACAAtacaatgcaaacctcaaactttgactaaaacacaccGTTTcgacacatttctgtgaggaaaatgtatggaatctgcagggaaccacaaatttcctaccaccctttTGCTGCCTAgatccaactcaggcacccttgtgccGTCGTGCAACTGTGCCCGCATTCCAGACAAGAATGTCTtaatgcaggaagggaaaccttcctgcagaaaaacaatcctctgaggcttttctctctttctatgagagagaggaaaaaacaaggagacataAAGATATGTCTCCTCATAACGCCTCACCTTTGGGCTATTAGCATTTTGAATCCTCCCCAGatctaccagtattggtaaatgTAGGAATGTGCCAGATCCATGGgtaaatgcaccaaaatccatgggtggggcGATGTGGGTGCCACCCTTGCGCCACACAATGATGTACAAGGGGAACGCAACTACAAAGTAAGATTTATCAAACACGCAATGTGGCCTTGCGTGGCCTGATAAATCTTACTTAGTAGTTGCGTCGCCCATCGTGTGGCACAATGGCGATGCAACTGAATGACAAATCTGCCTGTTAACTTTGTAGTACAATATTCTGCCAAGGCCTAGATGCCAAATACGGGTCATCAGGCCAAGGTTGGGTGTACTATGTACTGTTCTCGTACACTCTGCAAAAAATGTGACTCGCACCTCTTGAGTATTATGTCCAAACTGGAAGGCctctcctggagcagtcagtgcagTTCTGTAAGATAAACGTAGAACCTTCTACACAGTTGTGGAGGCCACATCTAGCTGTGTGGGTCAAGATCAGGAGAACTCTGTCCAGTGCTGAAAGCCACATCTGGAATATTTGGTTTCTTTCAAAAGATCATCTTTGGAGCATTGCACCTGCAGAATTGTGCCCAGTTTTAGAGAACTGAACTGGAATCTTGAACCTATTACAGAAGGCGCATCTGGAATGCTGTGGACAGCCCTGGAGACCCCTTCCGGGAGACCTTCCCGGGTTACTTCCGGAGCACCCAAGGAGACTCCTGCCCAGGAGCTCTGAATGCCAGATATGGTTGTTAGTCCAGTTTTAGAGGGGTCGTGAACTAACtgtagggcagaggtctccaaacgttttaatgccgcgcccccccagttgaaaaataaaaatcattgggcccccctcagaatttttcacaattattttataaacatggcaatgtttaaatatgtctaaacctatttaaacattgcagttaagtactgttaccttttcaaaactgcaataacatgcttctgcttaaaacaaaggcctgttatctgtataatatttattttggcctgagtctggggccccccctgggatcacttcaggcccccctaggggggcccgccccccagtttgaagacctctgctgtaggggATGGAGAGGTACAAGGAAGTGGTTGGGTTCCAAACCAGAGTGCAGGAAGACCTGAGGCACATGTGGGCGACTGTAGAAAGAGCGCTATGGAGGTGATGGGGAGTAACGGGGCTGTGGTGCTTCAGCAGGAATTGATAATGTGGACTGGCTTCAGCTGCCAGCCCTTCCCCGCTCTTGTTTCTGTGCCAGGAATGAATCTCACATTGAGAGGCTGGTGTATCGTCTCATTTCACATTTATTCCGTAGGTTTCAAGGCATCTCAGGCCACATACACAGAGTAGCACAGCTACCAATGACTGCAATTCGGACACACAAGTATATTTTCACATTTCCGTACAAGAAAATCAAACAAACAACCTCCTACGTGCCAAAGATATTTCAGCAATTCAAATGCATGATATTAATATAAATTAACGTTGATTGATATAAACAACTTGTGTTAATGTAACTCATAAGGTTGCAAAACCATATCTTTCAGATATACTCTGTAACCACAAGAACAGTAGCCAGAGATGTGCCTAAAactgcacatatatatgtatagaaaGCCCTAATAAATATTATAGGGACACAGTGGTGTGATAGGTCTCATCCCAACTTCTTGTTCCCATTGAGAGCAGCCTACGATAATGTAAGCATCAGTATGCAGTGTGACATCACATGTTAGCAAGTAGTGAGGGGAGGGATCGTGTGATTTACCTGTAGCAGTGTAACTCACACGCCAGAGGCATCCCATCACTGATTGTAAACTAAATGTGATAGTACGCAATAGACTTTCAGTGCATACAGTCCATTGGATGTAGTGGAACAGTGTTTCTGCCATTGGATGTAAATATTTGACCGGTCATCACACCAAAGGTCACTCGACTTAGTAGAGTGGTTTTAAAATAGCCACTGACGGCTCCTGTCATGTAATATACATAACCTATAATGtttgctctcccattccatgtgTTGATATCATGGAGTGGCAAAGCAGGCTAATAACACTGTGTTATTGTCTCTTACTGCTCCCCTACCAACACCCAATATACCCAATGTGATACACATGAGATGGGCATACATACTGCCATATTGGCTTCTTGAACGCAGATTGCAGAAAAAACTGTTAGCAACTTCGAGTTGGACCGCGCCAGGCCAGCCTGATGCCACCATCAACCAACAGCCTTTCCTTGAGCCAATGGAAGGCAGTATTTGATACCAAAAAACAGCAGTTTGagacaaaaaacataaaacaattctGTTGGTCACAAAAAAATAACATCaccatatataaataaattaataaataaatattaaatataaataaaatattcttCAAATATAAATAAACGATGAGAGTCCTAGCTCCTCTTTTCTTGCATCTTTTTTAAGGTGGTCTTtgtactgtttttctatttttagtttgttcttttgctgtttctttttcttggagttttcttttcctcttttttcctggtttttcttttactgttttttttcttaatatggtttttaaatgtttcttttttcgAAGTTTGTTCTTTTACAATGTTTGTTTTCTTTCGCTGTTTTGTTATTTTCACCTGTTCTCCTTCCCGTCTCGCACTTTTCTCCGTTACATTGCAATGGCCCCAAAGTAGTTCTGTGCCCCCTTAGGGTCCAGGTGGGATGGCTGGGAGGTTTCTGTGGAGAGCACATCACCCTCCTCCAGGCTGAAGACCCCTCCCTGGTAGATGGTCTCGTACCAGGGGTTTCCATTGTGGGTGGTGCCCTCGCAGGCTGACTTGATGGCACTCAGCAGAGGCTTTTGGATGGGGTAGGCCTCCGAGCGCTTGTGGACAGAGTGCGACAGGTAGAGGCTGCCACGGGGTGGACATTTGCCCCCGTAGTAGACAACCTGAGTGTAGACAAAGTAGAGGCCGCGGGAGGGGATGACCAGGTGGTTGTCTTCCAGCTTCATCCCATTCTCCAGGAAGGCGTAGCCCTTGTCTGAGATCCACTCCAGCTTCTTGTTGTTGAAGTCAGCTGCAAGGGAAGGAGCAAGGCCTGTTAAGGTGAGGGACCAAAGCAGGTTCTACTGCACAGGCGACCAAAGGAGCCAATCACTGGCAGCAGAACAGAGAGGAGTCTGGGAAACCAGGAGGACCAGAGGCGGGGAGAGATGGAGAGGAGggaaggaggatgagggtggagaGGAGCAAAGAAGGAGCACTGGTAGAGAAACTACGGAAGGAAAGAGAGATGAGGGAGGGAAAGAGATGGGAGGAGAAGACTGAAAGAAAAGTAGTTCAGATAAGAGATGGGAGGAGATGGTACAGACGGATACAGGATAGTGAAGGAGATATGGGACGAGGGACGGGTGAAATCAAATGTGGAAGAAAGATGAATGGGAGGAAAGAAAGATAggacactggacagatggaaggaaagagagaaggaCTGAAGATAGAGAAAACGATCAGATGACAGAAGAGAAGAGAGAGGGTGGATAGAGAAGGATTGGAGACTGGCTAAGGGATGGGCTGAAAGGATGAGAAATAGGAAGAAGGGAGGCCATGAGCAAAGAGATAGATGATGGGCAGACAGAGAGATGGAGAAGAGATGGGCAGAAAAGAAGGAAAGGGGATGGAAGGAAGAGACACAGAAGAAAAGAGGTGTGTGAGAGGGATAGGAAGTGGCTTAGAGGCATGGATGAATGTGTGCATCATAAAGATGGATGGAATCACGGTGAGCAGATGGAGAGAGCCTGACAGGTGGAAGGAAATAAGGGCcaagagtggggtggatgggaaacATGAGGGGCGGTAGATGCTTTGAAAAAGAAAGATGGCGAAAGACAGACCGGGAGTGGAAGCAATGTGGAGTAGACAGGGGGACACATACTGTTGGGTGATAGATGAGTAAAGAGAAGGGAAgaacgatggatggatggatgatggatggatggatggatggatgggtggatggatggatgagcggAGACACGAAGGTGAAGACAGAAGGTTTGGGTACAGAACATAAAGATGTGTGGGggtaaagagagagggagaggagcaAAGACGCCGGGGAGGGCCTCTTCTTACCTATGAGGTGAGCTGCAGGCTTCTGCGACTCCATGGCCTGTAACTTGAGCTGCTGGGGGATGTGACCTGCAGGGAGGAAGAAGGGTCAGAGGTTAGAAACAGGTGGCAAAGGGCAAGAGCAGAACACTAAGACCGGAAACCCCCACAATGCAGCACCCACTTACACCTTACGGGGTCCCGAGACCCTCCCCATCCTCCTCACAAGCAGGTGTCTCTCAAGAAGAACATGGGCTACAGCAGGGGCCTCGCTTTCATAGAAAGAGGCTACCTGGGGCTCTTGAGAAGCATGGCGCTCGTGTGACCCCCCTGGGAAGGATGAAGGGCTGGCAGGAGGCCTCAGAGGGAGGCAAGTCTGAGCTCCTCGTGGTCTCTTCCTCACACGAATAAAATGCTGTCATCTCCCTAGAAGGATGAAGGGCTGGCGGGGGCTCCTCCTGTTATCTCCCTCAGAAGGATGAGAGGCTAACAGGGCCTTTCTGTAGGAGTTCCCTCGGCGGGATGCAAACCCTCCAGGAGCTCGGCATTGTATTTCCATTGGGGGGCATCGCAGAATTACGTTATCGTCCTAAGGGGTGAGCGGCGCCGGGAGGGAGCTCCGTGTGTTCTCTCCCTCGGTGGGAAACATGGGAGACGGAACCTTCTCGCGTTGTGTCGCTCAGAGAAACTGAAGGCATAAAGTACTCGTATCTACCTTACAGTGATGAAAAGTAGCCGTCTCAGCCCTGTTTTCATCAGAGTAAGCTGGGCGAGAGGCGGACAATTGGACCTCTTTTATCGACCCTGGGAAGGATGAAAGGCCGAGCATCTCATCCCGCCCGAACCCCTCTCGCTAGGATTTTAATCGAGGGCTTGCACGGACTAACAGATCCTTGCAGCAGGCGCTAGGTCGGAGGGTGTGCGATGTTTACATTCGAGTACTTACTTATATACTGCTCGGGGACTGGGTCAGCGTGTGTCGGGTCCTCCTGAAAAGCAAAACGAAAACATCACTTAGTAGGCGTCGGAGATACAGTCACATATCAAACAGGCATCCAGTTAGTGTACTCTCGCCCTTTCCCTGTTCTCCCTCTGCTATAACCCACACACTTGGAGAGGCTGCGAAGCGCTATGTACAGAGCGCGCGCTTGCACGTGCACTTCCTGGTCCACCCGGGCTCTCCAGGAGGATGCTCCTGCAGGGCCGGGGCCGGGCTGGACGCTCCACCCTCGGACTCTGCCCGGAAACTCCGGGGATGCTGAGTCCGGCGCTGCCAGCCTGCCGCGCCCGAGGGCGGCTGAGCTACCTGGGCTGACTCAGGGACAGGGCAGGTTTAACAGGCGCTTGGTGGAGATCTGAGGCCGAGTGAGTCCTGCACGGCTGAGTGCGGACTCTGTGGCCGCTCTTTACGTCGCTCCTAAGTCCTGAGACGTGCTTTTCATTATTGCCAAACACATAACTCCCAAGTCCTTCAAACAACCCCGACAAATAAAGGTTTTCAACAATTATAGCCCCGACTCTCTTTAGAATTAAGACCTAGAGTAAAGCTAAGTTGAATAGCACGAAAAATAACTTACATGCTTCGAGGAGCTGTGCGGCGAGGGAATTACATTGAAGAAAAGCAGCGCCAAGATCAAGGTGGCTCCAGCTAGCGCTGCGAAGGACACGCCAgccagccaccgccagcaccggtcGCAGCGCCGCTGGGCTTCGTCCCGGACCACCACCACCTGGCCCTTCTCCATCTCGAGGAGAAAGCTCTCGGTGCTCATGGCCCCGGGGTGGTCctcaatggatgaatgaatgaacgaGGACCTCGTTTCGACCAGCACGGCGAAGCCAATCACTCCAAGATGCTTCTTGTTTGAAGATGGAGCAACCTCGGTTAAGTCCTTCGCTTACACTTTCGTCGCCTTGCCACAACCCTCCAAGTGCCCTAGAGTGCTCTTAATTGGACTTATCGCCTCAAGGCACTTTGGGAAGTTCTTATCGGCTCCTTGCCCTTTAAGTTATCGTCTCGTTGCGCGTTAAGGTGTTCCTGTTGTGTTAAGTTGTTCTCGTTGCGCGTTAAGTTGTTCTTGTTGCGCGTTAAGTTGTTCTTGCTGCGCGTTAAGCTGCGCTTTGGTCTCGTCTTGGCTTCCCTTGATGTCTGTACCTGTTGTAGCCCACAGGGCTTTTGGTGGCCAGGCCGAGGCCGTCCCTTTTATGAGGATGCGCTCCTGGGTGTCGCTGCCCGGCAGACAATTCTCCATGACATCGCGCAAAGGAAAGGCGCCCATTCGCCAAGAGCCAGCTTCCTCTTTCTGTTTCAGCCGGCACCGGCCTCCCCGCCCCTTCCCTCCCCCGTCTTGCACCGAGCgagtcaaagaaaaaaaacacaactaacCCAGATCAACAAAAGAAGAAGGAACAGTAAAAAGAGGAATTCATGCCGTGGAGGGGGAGCTGAAATGTCGAAAAACTTGCAATTTTGGAAAACGAGGTGTTGCTTCGGTTTCGAGGCGCAAACACTCTGAGCTGCTTGGCCGTCCAGTGTGTTTTTCCAGAATGTGTCCTTTGTGGCATGTCCACAAACCCCACGTAGTGATTCTGACCTCGCTAGCTCCTTCCTTTACCACCTCGAAGTGATAACCCCTTGAGCGGTTGGCTGGTGTACTCATGCACAGAGCCCGAATACTGATTACGATTAAGCGGCAGCGCACAGTATGATCTAGGCGCTTAAGACAGATGCTTTTTACTACCTAACTCACAGATACTTATGTTATGACCTTGGAAGGATGAATCCCTGGGTTGACCGACAAGAGTCGGACACTTCAGGTTAGACAAAGATCCCCCCCAAATGCATTATTCCACTGAGCTATGTCACATGCCCTATTACCAGTGGTGTTGGAaggtgggttattagttgtgtggcctgaacaagtaatgggtctgcacacgaccactgggaaccaaacaccccattgtagcgcttgactctcatagggtagcgttgcagaacagtccaaggcttacttaagggaggtggtgtgggctagtaatccccattcacgagcacacaagcatgactctcaataaacgATTCTCCAGTCTGTgcatttcttttgataaagtaaaagtacatttattactcacacacacactactcagtactatgcaacaatctacaaatatacacaaagtgatagaatcactctgggaggacatagggggtcgttacaaccctggcggacggtgttaaatcggcggtaataccgcaaacaggccgg encodes:
- the LOC138299124 gene encoding tumor necrosis factor-like, producing MSTESFLLEMEKGQVVVVRDEAQRRCDRCWRWLAGVSFAALAGATLILALLFFNVIPSPHSSSKHEDPTHADPVPEQYISHIPQQLKLQAMESQKPAAHLIADFNNKKLEWISDKGYAFLENGMKLEDNHLVIPSRGLYFVYTQVVYYGGKCPPRGSLYLSHSVHKRSEAYPIQKPLLSAIKSACEGTTHNGNPWYETIYQGGVFSLEEGDVLSTETSQPSHLDPKGAQNYFGAIAM